In Pasteurella multocida subsp. multocida OH4807, a genomic segment contains:
- a CDS encoding hypothetical protein (COG2832 Uncharacterized protein conserved in bacteria) has product MKPIYILLGFIFLGLGVLGIILPLLPATPFLLLTLFFFAKGSDRLHNWFIQTKLYNKHLKSFKEDRSLTQKSKFWILLFATIMLSIGFYFTPSVVGRTIIILVLLTKYWFFFFWIKTAKQ; this is encoded by the coding sequence ATGAAACCAATTTATATTTTATTAGGCTTTATTTTTCTTGGATTAGGCGTGTTAGGGATCATTCTTCCTTTGCTCCCAGCGACGCCTTTTTTATTACTCACGTTATTCTTTTTTGCAAAAGGGTCTGATCGTTTACATAACTGGTTTATACAAACTAAGCTCTATAATAAACATCTTAAATCTTTTAAAGAAGATCGTTCATTAACTCAAAAATCAAAATTTTGGATTCTCTTATTTGCGACAATCATGTTATCGATTGGGTTTTATTTCACACCAAGTGTGGTTGGACGTACCATTATCATCTTAGTGTTATTAACAAAATATTGGTTTTTCTTCTTTTGGATTAAAACCGCGAAGCAATAG
- a CDS encoding oligopeptidase A (COG0339 Zn-dependent oligopeptidases), whose product MTNPLLTFSGLPPFSQIKPEHIQPAVEQLIQESRATIDSLVKQSHFTWDNFILPLTEINDRFNKAWSPVSHLNAVKNSPALREAYQACLPLLSEYSTWVGQHAGLYHAYQQLKNNPEFDRYDVAQKKAIENALRDFKLSGISLPIEKQKRYGEISARLSELSAQFSNNVLDATMGWDKVIEDVTQLKGLPESALQAAKHSAESKGLTGYRFTLEIPSYLPVMTYCENRELREEMYRAFVTRASEQGPNAGKWDNTAIMEETLALRVELAKLLDFSTYTELSLATKMAETPQQVLDFLDNLAVRSKAQGEKELAELNAFCQTEFNVHTLEAWDIAFYSEKQKQHLYAINDEALRPYFPENRVLSGLFELIKRLFNIHAVERFDVDTWHKDVRFFDLMDENNQVRGSFYLDLYAREHKRGGAWMDDCIGRRRKADGTIQTPVAYLTCNFNAPIGDKPALFTHDEVTTLFHEFGHGIHHMLTQIEVADVAGINGVPWDAVELPSQFLENWCWEADALDFISGHYETGAPLPKEKLEQLLKAKNFQAAMFVLRQLEFGLFDFRLHHYFDPAKQNQILTTLNEVKQQVAVIKGVEWARTPHSFSHIFAGGYAAGYYSYLWAEVLSADAFSRFEEEGIFNQETGKAFLNAILCRGGSEEPMTLFKRFRGRAPQLDALLRHKGIAN is encoded by the coding sequence ATGACAAATCCATTATTGACTTTTTCTGGTTTACCTCCATTTTCGCAAATTAAACCAGAACATATTCAACCTGCAGTTGAACAATTGATTCAAGAATCACGTGCAACAATAGACTCCTTAGTTAAACAATCACACTTTACCTGGGATAACTTTATTCTGCCATTGACGGAAATAAATGATCGCTTTAATAAAGCGTGGTCTCCTGTCTCTCATCTCAATGCGGTAAAAAATAGTCCCGCACTGCGTGAAGCATATCAGGCTTGTTTACCTTTACTTTCCGAATACAGTACTTGGGTAGGTCAACATGCTGGCTTATACCACGCTTATCAACAACTCAAGAATAATCCAGAATTTGACAGATATGATGTTGCGCAGAAAAAAGCAATTGAAAATGCACTTCGTGATTTTAAACTCTCGGGTATTTCCTTACCTATTGAAAAACAAAAACGTTATGGCGAAATTTCTGCGCGCCTATCTGAATTAAGTGCACAATTTAGTAATAACGTCCTTGATGCCACAATGGGTTGGGATAAAGTGATTGAAGATGTCACGCAATTAAAAGGTTTACCCGAGTCCGCATTACAAGCCGCAAAACACTCGGCAGAAAGTAAAGGATTAACGGGCTACCGCTTTACTTTAGAAATCCCAAGCTATTTACCAGTCATGACTTACTGTGAAAATCGTGAATTACGTGAGGAAATGTATCGTGCTTTTGTTACTCGAGCGTCTGAACAAGGACCTAATGCAGGCAAATGGGATAATACTGCAATTATGGAAGAAACATTGGCATTACGTGTTGAGCTCGCTAAATTACTGGATTTCAGCACCTATACTGAACTTTCTCTTGCCACTAAAATGGCGGAAACACCACAACAAGTTCTCGACTTTTTAGATAACCTCGCCGTACGTTCAAAGGCACAGGGGGAAAAAGAACTGGCTGAGTTAAACGCATTTTGCCAAACTGAATTTAACGTTCATACGCTTGAAGCATGGGATATTGCTTTCTATAGTGAAAAACAAAAACAGCATTTATATGCTATAAATGATGAAGCACTACGCCCTTATTTTCCAGAAAATCGCGTGCTCTCAGGACTGTTTGAACTCATTAAACGTCTCTTCAATATTCATGCGGTTGAACGTTTTGATGTTGATACCTGGCATAAAGATGTCCGCTTCTTTGATTTAATGGATGAAAATAACCAAGTCAGAGGGAGTTTCTATTTAGATTTATATGCTCGTGAGCACAAACGAGGTGGTGCATGGATGGATGATTGCATTGGGCGTCGTCGCAAAGCGGATGGGACTATTCAAACGCCAGTAGCCTACCTTACTTGTAACTTCAATGCGCCTATTGGCGATAAGCCTGCTTTATTTACACATGATGAAGTGACTACATTATTTCACGAATTTGGTCATGGTATTCATCATATGCTTACACAAATTGAAGTCGCGGATGTTGCTGGCATTAATGGTGTACCATGGGATGCCGTCGAACTACCTAGCCAGTTCTTAGAAAATTGGTGTTGGGAAGCCGACGCACTGGATTTTATCTCTGGTCACTATGAAACAGGCGCTCCTCTACCAAAAGAAAAACTAGAGCAATTGTTAAAAGCTAAAAATTTCCAAGCCGCGATGTTTGTATTACGTCAATTGGAATTTGGTCTATTTGACTTCCGTTTACATCACTATTTTGATCCTGCAAAACAAAATCAAATTTTAACGACGTTAAATGAAGTAAAACAACAAGTTGCTGTTATTAAAGGCGTGGAATGGGCACGTACACCGCACAGTTTTAGCCACATCTTTGCTGGCGGTTATGCAGCAGGCTACTATAGCTATCTTTGGGCTGAAGTCTTGTCTGCTGATGCCTTCTCTCGTTTTGAAGAGGAAGGGATTTTTAATCAAGAAACAGGAAAAGCCTTTTTAAATGCGATTCTTTGTCGTGGAGGTTCTGAAGAGCCAATGACGTTATTTAAACGTTTCCGAGGTCGTGCACCTCAGCTTGATGCGCTATTAAGACATAAAGGTATTGCGAATTAA
- a CDS encoding putative transmembrane protein (COG1914 Mn2+ and Fe2+ transporters of the NRAMP family), protein MTETTQQFEQSTWHTKLAALGPGILMASAAVGGSHIIASTQSGAIYGWQLAIIIILANLFKYPFFRFGVQYTLDSGETLLQGYLKKGKVYLWVFFLMNVFATVINTAAVGLLCAAILTFVLPVQVPVPTLSFVVIGVSTLILLLGKYRLLDGLSKLIMIALTITTVAAVAIALSRNGLQGVAPADYVSASPWNLAALGFIVALMGWMPAPIEISAINSMWVIAKRRVSKVSYQDGIWDFNVGYIGTALLALVFLALGALVQHGSSETVQMVGGKYIAQLINMYSSTIGEWARGLIAFIAFMCMFGTTITVIDGYSRTNVESLRLILGKQESRPSFLNIAITLAAISGLAIIFYFNNAVGPMLKFAMIASFVSTPVFAYLNLSLVLKGEHRVKGGLFWLSLIGLFYLTSFTLLFIAQQAGWLS, encoded by the coding sequence ATGACAGAAACAACTCAACAATTTGAACAATCAACGTGGCACACAAAGTTGGCTGCATTAGGGCCAGGGATTTTAATGGCATCTGCTGCGGTAGGTGGCTCACATATTATCGCTTCAACACAATCTGGTGCTATTTATGGCTGGCAGCTTGCTATCATTATCATTTTAGCGAACCTCTTTAAATACCCATTTTTCCGTTTCGGTGTGCAATATACTTTAGACTCTGGAGAGACCTTATTACAAGGTTATCTGAAAAAAGGAAAAGTGTATTTATGGGTTTTCTTTTTGATGAATGTTTTTGCGACAGTCATCAATACTGCAGCAGTAGGGCTGTTATGTGCTGCGATTTTAACTTTCGTCTTACCTGTTCAAGTTCCTGTACCGACATTAAGTTTTGTTGTGATTGGTGTCAGTACATTAATTTTGTTATTAGGTAAATATCGTTTATTAGATGGCTTATCGAAATTGATCATGATTGCCTTGACGATAACAACCGTTGCAGCTGTGGCGATTGCATTAAGCCGTAATGGACTGCAAGGTGTGGCGCCTGCTGATTATGTGAGCGCAAGTCCTTGGAACCTTGCTGCTTTAGGGTTTATTGTGGCATTAATGGGCTGGATGCCTGCGCCAATTGAAATTTCAGCGATCAACTCAATGTGGGTAATTGCAAAACGTCGTGTATCAAAAGTGTCTTACCAAGATGGGATTTGGGACTTTAATGTCGGTTATATTGGTACTGCACTTTTAGCATTAGTTTTCTTAGCATTAGGGGCGTTAGTTCAACATGGTTCGAGTGAAACCGTCCAAATGGTGGGAGGAAAATATATTGCTCAGCTCATTAATATGTATTCTTCAACGATTGGTGAATGGGCAAGAGGTTTAATTGCATTCATCGCTTTCATGTGTATGTTTGGTACGACAATTACGGTAATTGATGGTTATTCCCGTACTAACGTTGAAAGCTTGCGTTTAATTTTAGGCAAACAAGAAAGTCGTCCTAGTTTCTTGAATATTGCTATCACTCTTGCAGCAATTTCAGGGTTAGCGATTATTTTCTATTTTAACAATGCCGTGGGACCAATGTTGAAATTTGCCATGATTGCGTCATTCGTTTCAACCCCAGTCTTTGCTTACTTAAATCTTTCTCTTGTTTTAAAAGGTGAGCATAGAGTGAAAGGTGGCTTATTCTGGTTATCTTTAATTGGTTTGTTCTATTTGACGTCATTTACTTTATTATTTATTGCACAACAAGCAGGCTGGTTAAGCTAA
- a CDS encoding DNA-binding transcriptional dual regulator NagC (COG1940 Transcriptional regulator/sugar kinase) yields MRENHQIANVDLVKQMNSAVVYKLIDQQGPISRIQISELSQLAPASVTKITRHLLARGLIKEVEQQESTGGRRATSIIAEHKAFRSILIRLGRKHTTFAIMDLSTKLLKREVFELPENQSVECIEAFLLKQLAIFIEKNQKRGCEFIAIGITVPGFVDVKTSMIEFIPHLHLEKPWDLANLISEHFNLATFIGHDVRSLALAEHYFGVTQDCYDSLLLRIHRGVGAGIVINHEVFLGYKNNVGEIGHIQVDPLGKRCLCGNVGCLETVVSNTAIEKKMHELLQDGYQSKWLSLDTHDIEAICKASNKHDAAASELIEHVGVQIGRVLAMSVNMFNPEKIVISGEITQAKGILFAAIQRSLDSHALPAFVKNTPLVASELKNEDVIGAFALIKRALLDGSLLRRLLSE; encoded by the coding sequence ATGCGAGAAAATCACCAAATAGCAAATGTTGATTTAGTTAAACAAATGAATAGCGCTGTTGTGTATAAATTGATTGATCAACAAGGACCAATTTCTCGTATTCAAATTTCGGAATTAAGCCAACTTGCACCCGCAAGTGTGACGAAAATTACGCGTCATCTTTTAGCGCGAGGATTGATCAAAGAAGTTGAACAGCAAGAATCAACAGGGGGGCGTCGAGCAACTTCTATTATTGCTGAACATAAAGCATTCCGCTCAATTTTGATTCGTTTAGGACGCAAACATACTACGTTTGCGATCATGGACCTCTCAACGAAATTACTAAAACGCGAAGTTTTTGAGTTACCTGAAAATCAAAGTGTAGAGTGCATTGAAGCATTTTTACTGAAACAGTTAGCGATTTTTATTGAAAAGAATCAGAAACGAGGTTGTGAATTTATTGCAATTGGTATTACGGTACCGGGTTTTGTTGATGTCAAAACCAGCATGATTGAATTTATTCCTCACCTTCATCTCGAGAAACCTTGGGACCTCGCCAATCTGATTTCAGAACATTTTAATTTGGCTACTTTCATTGGTCATGATGTACGCAGTTTGGCGCTGGCAGAACATTATTTCGGTGTAACCCAAGATTGTTATGATTCCTTGTTATTACGTATCCACCGAGGTGTTGGTGCAGGAATCGTGATCAACCATGAAGTCTTTCTTGGTTATAAAAATAACGTAGGTGAAATTGGACATATTCAAGTGGATCCACTCGGTAAACGCTGTTTATGTGGTAATGTGGGTTGTTTAGAGACGGTAGTCAGTAACACGGCTATTGAGAAAAAAATGCACGAGTTATTACAAGACGGTTATCAGAGTAAATGGCTTTCTTTAGACACTCATGATATTGAGGCAATTTGTAAAGCAAGTAACAAGCATGATGCGGCTGCTAGCGAACTCATTGAACATGTGGGCGTGCAAATTGGGCGAGTGTTAGCCATGAGCGTGAATATGTTTAATCCTGAAAAAATCGTGATTTCAGGTGAAATTACTCAGGCAAAAGGTATTTTGTTTGCCGCGATTCAACGCTCTTTAGATAGTCATGCGTTACCTGCGTTTGTCAAAAATACCCCTTTAGTCGCCTCGGAATTAAAAAATGAAGATGTCATCGGTGCCTTTGCGTTAATTAAGCGTGCATTATTAGACGGTAGTTTATTGCGCCGATTGTTATCTGAGTAA
- the hemA gene encoding glutamyl-tRNA reductase (COG0373 Glutamyl-tRNA reductase) — protein sequence MTILVLGINHKTASVAVREKVAFSAEKRREALEQVQQRKLADSSVILSTCNRTEVYFHHHAIAPQHALDWTQSCIQWFAEVHQLPLEALQESIYFQHNQQAVLHLMRVACGLDSLILGEPQILGQVKQAYQATEHYLQETSQTGSSELSRLFQKTFLAAKRVRSETNIGGSAVSVAYAACSLARQIFESLKTLKVLFIGAGETVELACRHLLRHGVQHIMIANRTFERAQHLVEKLEATEKIQILSLAQLQQGLNQADIVISSTGSTTTLIHTDMIKNAQKARCQFPMLVIDLAVPRDVEETVGTLESVYHYTVDDLQHIIQNNLTERQKAAEQAQAIIQQECDDYFEWLKVHQFSTLIRSYRGNAEAIRQQLVNKALVALKQGESAESVLQALSYKLTNKLLHSPTQVMNGMVKEGNACGLELFSSTLKNEQK from the coding sequence ATGACAATTTTAGTGTTAGGTATTAATCACAAAACCGCCTCTGTTGCAGTACGTGAAAAAGTAGCATTTTCAGCCGAAAAGCGTCGAGAGGCATTGGAACAGGTACAGCAACGCAAACTTGCTGACAGTAGTGTGATTTTATCAACTTGTAATCGTACTGAAGTGTATTTTCACCATCACGCAATCGCCCCGCAACACGCACTGGATTGGACACAAAGCTGCATACAATGGTTTGCAGAAGTGCATCAATTACCCTTAGAGGCATTACAAGAGTCTATTTATTTTCAACATAATCAACAAGCGGTTTTACACTTGATGCGTGTGGCTTGTGGATTAGATTCGTTGATCTTAGGCGAACCACAAATTTTAGGACAAGTCAAACAAGCCTATCAAGCAACAGAACACTATTTGCAAGAAACCAGTCAAACGGGTTCAAGTGAGCTGTCTCGTTTATTCCAAAAAACTTTTCTTGCAGCGAAACGTGTACGCAGCGAAACAAACATCGGTGGAAGTGCCGTTTCTGTTGCTTATGCTGCTTGTAGCTTAGCGCGTCAAATTTTTGAATCTCTTAAAACGTTAAAGGTATTATTTATTGGCGCGGGAGAAACCGTCGAGCTCGCTTGTCGCCATTTATTACGCCATGGTGTACAGCATATTATGATTGCCAATCGTACGTTTGAACGTGCCCAGCATTTAGTTGAAAAATTAGAGGCGACAGAAAAGATCCAAATTTTATCATTAGCGCAGTTACAACAAGGTTTAAATCAAGCTGATATAGTGATCAGTTCAACGGGGAGTACAACGACGTTAATTCATACAGATATGATAAAAAACGCACAAAAAGCACGTTGTCAGTTTCCGATGTTAGTAATTGATCTGGCTGTTCCAAGAGATGTAGAAGAAACCGTGGGCACATTAGAAAGTGTATATCATTATACGGTTGATGACTTACAACATATTATTCAGAATAATTTAACAGAAAGACAAAAAGCCGCAGAACAGGCGCAAGCGATTATTCAACAAGAGTGTGACGACTATTTTGAGTGGTTAAAAGTACATCAATTTTCTACTCTTATCCGTTCATACCGCGGGAATGCGGAGGCGATTCGTCAACAGTTAGTCAACAAAGCCCTTGTCGCCCTAAAGCAAGGGGAAAGTGCAGAAAGTGTATTGCAAGCACTTAGTTATAAGCTCACAAATAAATTATTACATTCACCGACTCAAGTGATGAATGGAATGGTCAAAGAGGGCAATGCGTGTGGTTTAGAATTATTTTCTTCTACGTTAAAAAATGAACAAAAATAA
- a CDS encoding hydroxyacylglutathione hydrolase (COG0491 Zn-dependent hydrolases, including glyoxylases) produces the protein MLVPIPALNDNYIWLYGRAHLPVIVIDIPETSHLLSFLTTHHLSVEALLLTHHHADHTAGVEIFKQHYPTARIFGPEETRSKGVTDIIQPGVLQTDHYQIEVIDTSGHTEQHVSYLIDGHLFCGDSLFSAGCGRVFTGDYQRMFDGLQRLSRLPDDTIVCPAHEYTLSNLAFAETVLQNHPVLQAHQAQVKQLRTQGQPSLPTTLGLEKQINPFLMAPDLASFIALRQAKDVF, from the coding sequence ATGTTAGTACCAATTCCTGCGTTGAATGATAACTATATTTGGCTGTATGGACGAGCACATTTGCCTGTAATTGTGATCGATATACCAGAAACTTCTCATTTATTGTCATTTTTAACGACGCATCACTTATCCGTCGAAGCACTTTTATTAACCCATCACCACGCGGATCATACTGCGGGTGTTGAAATATTCAAACAACACTATCCTACCGCTCGCATTTTTGGTCCTGAAGAAACCCGTTCAAAAGGGGTAACAGATATTATTCAACCAGGTGTGCTTCAAACGGACCATTACCAGATTGAAGTCATCGACACCAGTGGTCATACGGAACAGCATGTGAGTTACCTCATTGATGGGCACCTATTTTGTGGTGATAGCTTGTTCTCCGCAGGGTGTGGAAGAGTCTTTACGGGTGATTATCAACGGATGTTTGATGGATTACAGCGTTTAAGTCGTTTACCTGATGACACGATCGTGTGCCCTGCCCATGAATATACGTTATCAAATTTAGCGTTTGCTGAAACCGTCTTACAAAATCATCCTGTCTTACAAGCGCATCAAGCACAGGTCAAACAGCTAAGAACACAAGGTCAGCCGAGTTTACCAACGACATTAGGTCTAGAAAAACAAATTAATCCATTTTTAATGGCACCTGATCTCGCTTCATTTATAGCATTACGACAAGCAAAAGATGTGTTTTAA